The following proteins come from a genomic window of Thiothrix unzii:
- a CDS encoding TorF family putative porin yields the protein MKNGVLLTATLLGSLLISAQAVAGASANIGATSNYIWRGLTQSQDRGAFSGGLDYEAENGLYVGTWASGLGGHGLGEEVDVYAGYAKELPNGFAYDVAATTYQYPTATAGNAHFEEVSLKGSYGIAEAGVAYTVSSKDDTTAEFSKGDKYYHIGVNKELANGFSVGGTVGKYDFDDAAGDDYTHTQIALTKSFKKAGDFVLAADKPSGRVGVTDTKVSLSWTKSFDF from the coding sequence ATGAAAAACGGCGTATTGTTAACTGCAACATTATTGGGTTCTTTGTTGATCAGCGCACAAGCTGTTGCAGGTGCGTCTGCTAACATCGGTGCTACTAGCAACTACATCTGGCGTGGGTTAACACAATCTCAGGATCGTGGTGCGTTTTCAGGTGGATTGGATTACGAAGCAGAAAATGGTTTATATGTTGGCACATGGGCAAGCGGACTCGGTGGTCACGGTCTTGGTGAAGAAGTCGACGTTTACGCAGGCTACGCGAAAGAACTTCCTAATGGATTCGCTTATGACGTTGCTGCCACCACTTACCAATATCCAACTGCAACAGCCGGAAATGCGCATTTTGAAGAAGTTTCATTGAAAGGTAGCTACGGTATTGCTGAAGCTGGTGTGGCTTATACTGTGAGTTCAAAGGACGACACCACCGCAGAATTCAGTAAAGGCGACAAGTACTACCACATCGGTGTAAACAAGGAACTTGCAAATGGGTTCAGCGTTGGTGGCACTGTAGGTAAATATGATTTTGACGATGCTGCGGGTGATGATTACACGCATACTCAAATCGCTTTAACAAAATCATTCAAAAAAGCAGGCGATTTTGTGTTGGCAGCAGATAAGCCAAGTGGTCGCGTTGGCGTTACTGATACCAAGGTGTCCCTGTCTTGGACTAAATCTTTCGATTTCTAA
- a CDS encoding ammonium transporter, translated as MMNLRFGWMLLVALLGFSGIALADPDPAAAVPVPDKGDTAWMMLSTLLVILMIIPGLALFYGGLVRAKNMLSVLAQVFTIFCVIAILWVVYGYSLAFTDGGSLNSFVGGLSKMFLKGVDTAVTVETFSKGVVIHEMMFMAFQLTFAAITVALIVGGFAERIKFSALLVFSVLWFTFSYLPMAHMVWFWGGPSAYDAPAGFLFAKGALDFAGGTVVHINAAMAALVGAIVVGKRVGYGRDPMPPHNLVMTMIGGSLLWVGWFGFNAGSNLEATGTAVLAMVNTIVATAAAALSWMFAEWVLRGKPSLLGAVSGAVSGLVAITPAAGFAGPMGAIALGLVTGAACLWGVTGLKHMLGYDDSLDVFGVHGIGGIIGAIGTGILVNPALGGSGIFDYATGAVAEYSSAQVINQLWGVGVAIVWSGVVSFVLFTLLKMTIGLRVSQDEEREGLDTVSHGERAYS; from the coding sequence ATGATGAACTTACGTTTTGGTTGGATGTTGCTGGTCGCCCTGTTGGGGTTTTCTGGCATCGCCTTAGCTGATCCTGATCCAGCGGCAGCAGTTCCTGTACCGGATAAAGGCGATACCGCGTGGATGATGCTTTCTACGCTGTTGGTTATTTTAATGATTATTCCGGGCTTGGCACTGTTCTACGGTGGCTTGGTTCGCGCTAAAAACATGTTGTCCGTTTTGGCACAAGTTTTCACTATTTTCTGCGTTATTGCGATTCTGTGGGTCGTTTATGGCTACAGCTTGGCCTTTACCGATGGTGGCAGCTTGAATAGCTTCGTCGGCGGTTTGAGCAAAATGTTCCTCAAAGGTGTGGATACTGCGGTTACTGTCGAAACCTTCAGCAAGGGCGTGGTTATTCATGAAATGATGTTCATGGCATTCCAATTGACCTTCGCAGCTATCACCGTTGCCCTGATCGTAGGTGGTTTTGCAGAGCGCATTAAATTCTCTGCTCTGTTAGTGTTCTCTGTATTGTGGTTCACCTTCTCTTACCTGCCAATGGCACACATGGTGTGGTTCTGGGGCGGCCCTTCAGCGTATGACGCTCCGGCTGGCTTCTTGTTTGCGAAAGGTGCTTTGGACTTCGCGGGTGGTACAGTCGTACACATCAACGCGGCAATGGCAGCACTGGTAGGCGCAATCGTGGTCGGCAAGCGCGTAGGTTACGGTCGTGACCCGATGCCACCACACAACTTGGTCATGACCATGATCGGCGGTTCATTGCTGTGGGTTGGCTGGTTCGGCTTCAACGCTGGCTCTAACTTGGAAGCAACTGGCACCGCAGTGTTGGCAATGGTTAACACCATCGTTGCTACCGCAGCCGCTGCATTATCTTGGATGTTCGCAGAATGGGTATTGCGTGGCAAACCTTCCCTGTTGGGTGCGGTTTCCGGTGCGGTTTCTGGTCTGGTTGCAATCACTCCAGCAGCTGGTTTTGCAGGCCCGATGGGTGCAATCGCATTGGGTCTGGTAACAGGTGCAGCATGTTTGTGGGGTGTTACTGGCCTGAAACATATGCTGGGCTATGACGATTCCCTCGACGTATTCGGCGTACACGGTATCGGCGGTATCATCGGTGCAATCGGCACGGGTATTCTGGTCAACCCAGCATTGGGCGGCTCAGGTATCTTTGACTACGCTACCGGTGCAGTGGCTGAATACAGCAGTGCGCAAGTCATCAATCAGTTATGGGGCGTAGGCGTAGCCATCGTTTGGTCGGGTGTAGTGAGCTTCGTATTGTTCACCTTACTCAAAATGACCATCGGTCTGCGGGTTTCTCAAGACGAGGAACGCGAAGGTCTGGATACTGTTTCCCACGGCGAACGCGCTTACTCTTAA
- a CDS encoding alpha/beta hydrolase, which translates to MQKIIWLLLGGLVIVVGLGLVPLHQTTMIKATVAKTLPNGAQFVPSECWFTNTTNLSVSCGWLHTAPPQTGAPSAFRLPVVIMRHAGLGHQPDPLVYLAGGPGSAAWLDKDGVENHWLAWFEQKYAMKRDLILFDQRGTGMSEPALGCQAYRDLSASVLSNPGTPTDNARRYLEVSQQCQEQLTQAKQPLNELGTHLSAQDVNDLLTLLDYQQSNLLGVSYGTRLALEIQRRFPERVRSLTLDSLYPLGEHLLRDWPELLNNSLQRLFQYCTADERCLLENGDIEARYHALMAQLRTTPLRIPVADLQLGNLQELQLNDEILLAMLFDAQYNSHQLKYLPSFIRHLQEGRIDLAREYINNYLYHQFDAAFREPVFWAVECSDNPAISRDSMVAKVDTYPHLRYYLPADYDMCSVWNKNRQHPGLQVSAERLTVPSLILSGEDDPITPAAWAAKAATKQFAEDSTYLFRFSGIAHSVLDNKPCASDLFIGFINDPAQRPRADCRLDKPQD; encoded by the coding sequence ATGCAAAAAATAATCTGGCTCCTGTTGGGTGGCTTAGTCATAGTGGTCGGGCTGGGCTTGGTTCCGTTACATCAAACCACTATGATCAAAGCGACAGTTGCTAAAACATTGCCTAACGGTGCGCAATTCGTGCCGAGCGAATGCTGGTTTACCAATACCACGAATTTGTCAGTATCTTGCGGCTGGTTACACACCGCCCCACCACAAACCGGTGCGCCTTCTGCGTTTCGCCTCCCTGTTGTCATCATGCGTCATGCCGGATTGGGGCATCAGCCTGATCCTTTGGTGTATTTAGCCGGTGGCCCCGGTTCTGCCGCATGGCTGGATAAAGACGGGGTGGAAAATCATTGGCTGGCGTGGTTTGAGCAAAAATACGCGATGAAACGCGATCTTATCTTGTTTGACCAGCGCGGCACTGGCATGAGCGAACCTGCGTTAGGTTGCCAAGCGTACCGCGATTTAAGTGCGAGTGTTTTATCCAACCCCGGCACGCCAACCGACAACGCGCGACGTTACCTCGAAGTCAGTCAACAATGCCAAGAACAGTTAACTCAAGCCAAGCAACCATTAAATGAACTGGGCACGCATCTCAGTGCGCAAGATGTCAACGATCTCCTGACCCTGCTGGATTATCAGCAAAGCAATTTACTCGGCGTTTCCTACGGCACGCGCTTAGCACTCGAAATCCAGCGTCGCTTTCCAGAGCGAGTGCGCAGTTTAACGCTCGACTCGCTTTACCCGCTGGGTGAACACCTGTTACGCGATTGGCCGGAATTGTTAAATAACAGCCTGCAACGTCTGTTTCAGTATTGCACGGCGGATGAACGCTGCCTGCTGGAAAACGGTGATATTGAAGCCCGCTACCACGCGCTGATGGCACAACTACGCACCACACCGTTGCGGATTCCGGTCGCGGATTTGCAATTGGGGAATCTGCAAGAGCTGCAACTCAATGATGAAATTTTGCTGGCAATGCTGTTCGACGCGCAATACAACAGCCATCAATTGAAATACTTACCGAGTTTTATCCGCCATTTGCAGGAAGGCCGCATCGACTTAGCGCGGGAATATATCAACAATTACCTCTATCACCAGTTTGACGCGGCATTTCGTGAGCCGGTTTTCTGGGCAGTGGAATGCAGCGATAATCCGGCAATTTCGCGCGATAGCATGGTGGCGAAAGTCGACACTTACCCACACCTGCGTTACTACCTGCCTGCCGATTACGATATGTGCAGCGTGTGGAATAAAAACCGCCAACACCCCGGTTTACAAGTCAGCGCAGAGCGGCTTACCGTCCCCAGTTTGATTTTATCGGGCGAAGACGACCCGATTACCCCGGCGGCATGGGCAGCCAAAGCTGCCACCAAACAATTTGCTGAGGACTCCACCTATTTGTTCCGGTTCAGCGGAATTGCGCACAGCGTGCTCGACAACAAACCGTGCGCCAGTGATTTATTTATCGGCTTTATCAACGACCCTGCGCAACGCCCGCGTGCGGATTGTCGGCTTGATAAACCACAGGATTAA
- a CDS encoding P-II family nitrogen regulator: MKMVTAIIKPFKLDDVRDALGDIGVKGITVTEVKGFGRQKGHTELYRGAEYVVDFLPKIKLEAAVAESQVEQVIEAITKSANTGKIGDGKIFVTSIEQVIRIRTGESGTDAL, from the coding sequence ATGAAAATGGTTACAGCCATTATCAAGCCATTCAAACTCGACGATGTACGCGATGCTTTGGGTGACATTGGTGTTAAAGGCATTACCGTCACGGAAGTGAAAGGTTTTGGTCGTCAAAAAGGCCACACTGAACTGTACCGTGGCGCAGAATATGTGGTTGATTTTCTGCCAAAAATTAAGTTGGAAGCAGCCGTTGCTGAGTCGCAAGTCGAGCAAGTGATTGAGGCTATCACGAAATCGGCGAATACCGGCAAGATTGGCGATGGCAAGATTTTCGTTACGTCGATTGAGCAAGTAATCCGCATCCGTACTGGCGAAAGCGGCACAGACGCACTCTAA